One part of the Capra hircus breed San Clemente chromosome 4, ASM170441v1, whole genome shotgun sequence genome encodes these proteins:
- the LOC108635911 gene encoding GTP-binding nuclear protein Ran-like, which produces MAAQGEPQVQFKLVLVGDGGTGKTTFVKHHLTGEFEKKYVATLGVEVHPLVFHTNRGPIKFNVWDTAGQEKFGGLRDGYYIQAQCAIIMFDVTSRVTYKNVPNWHRDLVRVCENIPIVLCGNKVDIKDRKVKAKSIVFHRKKNLQCYDISAKSNYNFEKPFLWLARKLIGDPNLEFVAMPALAPPEVVMDPALAAQYEHDLEVAQTTALPDEGDDL; this is translated from the coding sequence ATGGCTGCCCAAGGAGAACCCCAAGTTCAGTTCAAACTTGTTTTGGTTGGTGATGGtggtactggaaaaactacattcGTGAAGCATCATCTGACTGGTGAATTTGAGAAGAAGTATGTAGCTACCTTGGGTGTTGAGGTCCATCCTCTTGTGTTCCATACCAACAGAGGACCTATTAAGTTCAATGTATGGGATACAGCTGGTCAGGAGAAATTTGGTGGACTGAGAGATGGTTATTATATACAAGCTCAGTGTGCCATTATAATGTTTGACGTAACATCAAGAGTTACTTACAAGAATGTGCCTAACTGGCATAGAGATCTGGTACGAGTGTGTGAGAACATCCCAATTGTGTTGTGTGGCAACAAAGTGGATATTAAGGACAGAAAGGTTAAGGCAAAGTCAATTGTCTTCCACAGAAAGAAGAATCTTCAGTGCTATGACATTTCTGCCAAAAGTAACTACAACTTTGAAAAGCCCTTCCTCTGGCTTGCTAGAAAACTGATTGGAGACCCTAACTTGGAGTTTGTCGCCATGCCTGCTCTTGCCCCGCCAGAGGTGGTCATGGACCCAGCCTTGGCAGCACAGTACGAGCACGATTTAGAGGTTGCTCAGACAACTGCTCTCCCGGATGAAGGTGATGACCTGTGA